The genomic stretch GAGATCCGGAACGGGCTGCCGCGCCCGATTCCGGACCGTCCGGATCAGATTGCGAAGGCTCGGCATGCCGTGACTCGCTCGCTTGAGCGGCCTCGGCGCCGTCGACCTGGGAGGCAGCGGCCTCGGCGGCCCCGGCCTCATCTGGCAAACTCTGCTCTGTCAGAGAGTTAGACACCCGGTCACTATAGCACAAGGCGGCGAGAGATTCAGTCCTCCAGCAGCTTGCCGAGGTGACCGACGAGCTTTTCCACCCGCTGGCGGATGTCGTCGCGTTCCTCGGTCCAGCCGGCCACGTCCTTGGCGTCGGGCGCCGCTTCGAGCTGTGCCTCGAGCTCGGTGATCCGTTTCTGGAGTTTGTCGTTC from bacterium encodes the following:
- the zapB gene encoding cell division protein ZapB; amino-acid sequence: MTTAWLRDLEEKVQEASERLGDLQARNDKLQKRITELEAQLEAAPDAKDVAGWTEERDDIRQRVEKLVGHLGKLLED